Genomic window (Eptesicus fuscus isolate TK198812 chromosome 17, DD_ASM_mEF_20220401, whole genome shotgun sequence):
CCCCTCCCGCTCGGCCCCGCCGGAAACCGGAGCTCCGGAAGAGAGGTTCCGGGCCGGCCCGGCCTGGCGGTGGCCGAATGGAGACCGAGACTGAGGACGAGCGATCGGCCACACACCCCACGCTGGCCTCTTCCTGGGATGCCGCGTGCGGGGCCCTGGGCCGGAGCCTCCGTGTCCGCCGAGCCCAGGACTCGGACTGGGATGAGCTGCTGGCGCCGCCTTCTTCGGGGTGCGCTGGGCCGGCGGGGCGGGTGGCGGCTCCGTGGCGGCCACGCTCCCGGGGGAGGTGTGAGGGGACTTGGGGCCCAGAGGGGAGAGCGTCCGGGCCCGGGGTCCGGGAGCCCAGCTGGGGACGGGCTGTGCGGGGAGCCGGGCAGGACCCGcgaggggtggggccggggcgggagggcgggcggcTGCGCGCGGGGCGCCGGGCACGGGGCGGGGGACCTGGACTCGGGGTTCCAGACGCTCCCGCCCTGTGTCCTCGGGTCAGCCCTGCAGGCCCctgtccaccccccaccccccggcctccGCCTCTGGCCCCCAACGAACAGAACCCTCCTGTGGCCCAAGAGGCGGAAAAGGGTTCCCAGCCCGCATGACGGGATTGAAGAAGGTGTCCGTGATCTAGGGAGAGAGCTCGGAACCCCGATGTCCGAAATACCCGTTCCTCAGAGGAGGTGTCTCCCCATTGTTTCCTTTcgtgttttttgtatttttttattttttggcctgggttgaacctgcaaccaaggtccatgcccttgacctgcGACCTCAGTCTCTGCGCTGATGCCCACCGGCTGagaagacaggccagggctgacaTGGCCATTTCTCTGTGAATCTGTGTTGAGCATGTGTTGGCTGCTTGGAGGGTGTGTGACCCCAAAGGCAAATGGCAGTGAATGAGACGTCAGCCCCGGGGCCTCATCGGTGGGGCAGCAGCGTGGGCAGGGGCCACACTGCTTGGTCTGTCCCTTTCTCCTCAGCCGGGACCTGGTGAGTCTGAAAAGGAGCCGGAAGAGCCCGGATGAAGAGCCCTGCTTCCTGTCCCTGAGCTGCGGCCCGAGTGGAGGTGAAGAAGTCGTTTCTGTTGGCATTTTAAGTTCAGCAAGAAATATGGAAGTGTACTTAGGCGAGGAGTACTGTGGCACCAGTAGGGGCAGGCGTGTTGGTAATGTGCTGGATTCCAGGTTGGTGCCTTACGCGTGGGCAGTGTCTTCTGAAGGAGGGTTTCTGGCAAGACCTCTTGCTTCTCTGACATTGGCCTCGGACTTTAGTGGGGAGCAGCCGTGGGAGTTCAGGCCTTGGGGATCCTGGGGACAGTCTGGGGCAGCCCTGTTGCCTTAGCAACTGGACCCTGACGCTGGTGGAAGGGAGGTGAGCTGGTGAGGGTCCCAGCCAGCGCCTGGAAGAGGTTTCTTCTCTGTTCCCCTTAACTCACAGGGTCTGTTTCCAAACATTATCTGTCCATCAGCCTGGAACTTTGAACGTACCTTCTTGAAGGAAGCCCTTTACAAACAGTGTGGGAGCCCAACACTGCCATTCCAGCATACCTACCCTGGGGTTAGGCCTTtttatttccgagaggaagggagtgggagacagagaagcatcaatgatgagagagaatcattgattggctgcctcctgcacgccccctactggggatctagcccgaaacccaggcctgtgcccttggctggaatcaaacccgggacccttcagcctgcaggccgatgctctatccactgagcaaaaccagctaaggcccattattaggatttttttttctgagtttttgcAAAGATCCTgtcctaatttttcttttatgtaactCAAAATATGAACTGTTTTATGTACCATGCATGTTGGAAGTAGTAGATATGTTGGTTGAGCTTTACAATATGCTGTGCTAAATGATGATACATTTGTTACCAAGTTTAATTCTCTCATAAGCTGGTAAGTGGTCGGTGTAGTCTGTCCCCCCGCAGTTTCCTAGGAAGCCACCACCTCGTGCCCCACGGGGAAAACCATCTCAGGAGAAGCATTGTCCTGGAAccccttctttttaaatgtgacCGTTCACAGTGCTCGTGTGCTCAACCAGGGTGGCTCAcgggttgagctttgacccaggaCCCAagaggtcccggtttgattccaggtcagggcaaaagcccaagttgtgggctcgatccccagtcgggggcgtgcaggaagcagctgatctatgattctctcatcagtgatttctatctctctcctcttcctctctctgaaatgaaggggggggggaaataaaaaaataaaaatgtatcattttaaataaagtgatAAATGTCTGACattgtttaaaaatcaatttttattttttacttatagtGAGCATGGAAAGATTATTTTGTacaaaaaatttctaaaattggaGTCCGCTGCACAAGCTTGTAAAATAAAGGTAAGTCGTGACTAGATTTGAACTAAGTTGAAAACTACAGTTGATTTGTACGGTGCACGTTCATTTTATGTTGGGTTCGTAATTCTCAATGTTCTCCCTTTAAAACTGGCCCATTTATTAGCTACGGCAATGCCATGTCATGGACTAGTGTTAACACAGTTAATGCTGCTGTGCTCTTCGGCTTTGGGAAACTcagttaaaaatcatttttattttgatgtaaaacTTACGTGCCAAGAAAACCACAAGCAGACTTGGGACCAAAATACTGAGAAAAGACCCAGGTTGGGAGTTGCAGACCAGGGCACCACGAAGTTAGAGAGATCTGGCCAGCTGCCTGCGGCAGGGAACGGGGCTGCAGTGAAGTGGTCAGTCTGCGGGAGGGGCCGCGAGCTGGAAACCTGGGCCCGCctgtcctgggggctgggagctgatGTCCCACCGCTGAGCCCCAGCCTCGTGGGCAGGACTGGGAGCTGAAGAAAAGAAATCCTGGGGTGGTTTCCATCCCTGCAATCCTGTGCTTGCTGTTACTGACAGATGATGGGATCGGTTATTCCAGGGTGTGGTTTTAGAGGTATATACGTGTTCAAAGCTTCTGAAGCCGCTTAGGTAAGGCGATTCAGTCATTGAAAACATTTTGAGTGCCTATTGCTGCCACATACTATATTAGGCACTTAGGGATCAGCagtcataaaataaattacaacaaAGCCCTCGTGTTAATGATACAGCGGGCAAGACATAAGTAGGTTCAATGTGCAAAACACATTCTGTGAGATAGTGAGGAAGCCGTAGGGATTAAAAGCAGAGGGTACTGTGGAGGTGGGAATGTGGGTGTGGAAGTGCAGTGAGGTGGCGGCTTCATGGTTGATGACAGTCCCGTTGGTGCCTCGGAGAGTAGATCAGCCGAAGGCTGTGTGAGCCCTGGGGTGTCTCGGAAGCTGGAAGGACGTGCAGTGCAAAGGGCCTTCCTTCAGAGAGGTGTTTGGTTCAGATGGGCTTCTTCTGGGTCAATCGTATATTAAagttaaaatgaggataatagggATGCATGTTTTTGAGCACTTTCTCAGTGGTGGATACTGGAAATTTTACTACTGATCGTCATCATAGCAACCACAGGAAATCCACATGCACGCGCACACTCgcgcacatgcacgcacacacacacacacgcacatacatacacacgcgcacacacatatgcacacacgcacacacacgcgcgcgcacacacgcacacgcacacacgcgcgcgcacacacacacgcacacacccgaGACAGGAGCAGTAGCAGAGCCATCGCTGAGCGCCTGAGTCTAAATCCTCTTCCTTCCCACTGAGCGGCTGTGTTGTCCAGACCACACAGGGAACGTGTTTGGGCGACATGGGCAGCATACAGCATGGGACACCATTCACTATGTCAGCCAACACTGCCTGGGCTCTGGCCAGCCGGCTCTGTATTAAATAGGATTAAAGCCACTCGCAGTGCATTAAGCCGTCAGATTGGAATGGTTTATCTTGGACTCCTCACCTAAGTATGTAAAACGTTATTTGACACGTGATTGTTCAGTGTGAAAAGGGCTTTTGTATTTAAATGGTTGAGTATTTTTCAGACTGTCACTATTCTAGCGAAACGTAAGTGAACTTTAGACTCTTGACGGCTTCCTGTTCCTTCGGTAACAGCAGGAAGTGACCTGCCGTGGGATTGGTGCTCCATGTGGTTACTCTCCCGAACTTCTGTTTTGTGCCAGTTGCTCTCCTTTGGTGAAAGGCCGTGTGTGTTCGTCAGTAAAGTGGTGGCGCACGTGCGGCCCGGCCCGGCGAAGCCTCCCGCCAGCTGTCCTGCTCTGGGGTCCAGGGTGGACCTGGAGAGGGTGCACACCATGGTGGCGGCCGTGGGGTCCACGCTGTCACCTGGAGCTCAGCAGCTGATGAGTATGGTCaggctccagcagcaggtgcgtTTTACTTCCCCACGTCAAGAAGGAAACATTAACTGTGCCAGAGCAGCCTAACTGAGTGCTAGTACTGAATTTAGTATTTTCTGGAGGAAAAACCACAGTCAAGTGGTTAAAAGCCCGGACTGGGATCGGGTGGCCAGGTCGCGTCCTGGTTCcacactcactagctgtgtgaccttggccaagtgacCGTGACCTCGGTCTCCTCAGCTGGCTGGTGGCGGTCATTGCAGCTGCCTTCATGGGGGGTCGAGGACCCAATGGGACAATGCCCGGCCTGATTCTAAATTGCTGCCAACTTTCGCTCGGTCATTGCTGTTCACAGCACTATTCCCTGTTCCCTCAGCGCTGCATTCCCCTGGGGGAGCAGCTGCAGGCGGTTTTGGGGAGCGCTGCCTGCAAGCGAGTGCTGGGCCTGCGGGCCTCGGCGCCCTCGGGAGCCTGCGACGGGCCGACCTGCGCACCTGCCCCCCTCAGAGCCGGGCTGACGTCGGGACGCGGGACTGAAGACGTGAAAGCTCCCCGGGATGAGAGCTCACGGCCCCCCGGGGGAGGGCACCCCGCCCCCCTCGGAGGGTGGGACATTGCGCCCCAGAGCCATCCTCTCCCCGGGAGGGACCTTCAGCTCGCGGCGTCCTTCTTACCAAAGAGAGCGAGTGACAGCCCCGGGGCCCCTGCCCCCGAGCTGCTGCCCATCCTCCAGGATGTGTGCGGTCAGGTGCGCCGTCTCCGTGGGCCACAGAGCGCCGCGTGGCCGGGACACGTCCCCGCGCCCAGCGAAGGCGGCGTTGGTGCCGGGTAAGTCTTCCGTGGGGTCTGGGGCGGAGGAGGCACTGACGGGGACACAGCAGGCTGCTGGTTGCCGGCTGGTTGTCCCGCTGGCTGTTTCGTTACCATTTTCGCGGTGATTGTTGTTTGGTCTTTCACTTCACTCTTA
Coding sequences:
- the LOC103304694 gene encoding ATPase PAAT isoform X1 → METETEDERSATHPTLASSWDAACGALGRSLRVRRAQDSDWDELLAPPSSGRDLVSLKRSRKSPDEEPCFLSLSCGPSGGEEVVSVGILSSARNMEVYLGEEYCGTSRGRRVGNVLDSSEHGKIILYKKFLKLESAAQACKIKLLSFGERPCVFVSKVVAHVRPGPAKPPASCPALGSRVDLERVHTMVAAVGSTLSPGAQQLMSMVRLQQQRCIPLGEQLQAVLGSAACKRVLGLRASAPSGACDGPTCAPAPLRAGLTSGRGTEDVKAPRDESSRPPGGGHPAPLGGWDIAPQSHPLPGRDLQLAASFLPKRASDSPGAPAPELLPILQDVCGQVRRLRGPQSAAWPGHVPAPSEGGVGAGMGEPPACSYLEKILSKKLELMERRLTDHLDERLRALQEHIDGKVALLARSLQSPGSPPPGLPLTRCDSGDGLSNGER
- the LOC103304694 gene encoding ATPase PAAT isoform X4, which encodes METETEDERSATHPTLASSWDAACGALGRSLRVRRAQDSDWDELLAPPSSGRDLVSLKRSRKSPDEEPCFLSLSCGPSGGEEVVSVGILSSARNMEVYLGEEYCGTSRGRRVGNVLDSSEHGKIILYKKFLKLESAAQACKIKRCIPLGEQLQAVLGSAACKRVLGLRASAPSGACDGPTCAPAPLRAGLTSGRGTEDVKAPRDESSRPPGGGHPAPLGGWDIAPQSHPLPGRDLQLAASFLPKRASDSPGAPAPELLPILQDVCGQVRRLRGPQSAAWPGHVPAPSEGGVGAGMGEPPACSYLEKILSKKLELMERRLTDHLDERLRALQEHIDGKVALLARSLQSPGSPPPGLPLTRCDSGDGLSNGER
- the LOC103304694 gene encoding ATPase PAAT isoform X3, translated to METETEDERSATHPTLASSWDAACGALGRSLRVRRAQDSDWDELLAPPSSGRDLVSLKRSRKSPDEEPCFLSLSCGPSGGEEVVSVGILSSARNMEVYLGEEYCGTSRGRRVGNVLDSSEHGKIILYKKFLKLESAAQACKIKLLSFGERPCVFVSKVVAHVRPGPAKPPASCPALGSRVDLERVHTMVAAVGSTLSPGAQQLMSMVRLQQQRCIPLGEQLQAVLGSAACKRVLGLRASAPSGACDGPTCAPAPLRAGLTSGRGTEDRASDSPGAPAPELLPILQDVCGQVRRLRGPQSAAWPGHVPAPSEGGVGAGMGEPPACSYLEKILSKKLELMERRLTDHLDERLRALQEHIDGKVALLARSLQSPGSPPPGLPLTRCDSGDGLSNGER
- the LOC103304694 gene encoding ATPase PAAT isoform X2 → MSEIPVPQRSRDLVSLKRSRKSPDEEPCFLSLSCGPSGGEEVVSVGILSSARNMEVYLGEEYCGTSRGRRVGNVLDSSEHGKIILYKKFLKLESAAQACKIKLLSFGERPCVFVSKVVAHVRPGPAKPPASCPALGSRVDLERVHTMVAAVGSTLSPGAQQLMSMVRLQQQRCIPLGEQLQAVLGSAACKRVLGLRASAPSGACDGPTCAPAPLRAGLTSGRGTEDVKAPRDESSRPPGGGHPAPLGGWDIAPQSHPLPGRDLQLAASFLPKRASDSPGAPAPELLPILQDVCGQVRRLRGPQSAAWPGHVPAPSEGGVGAGMGEPPACSYLEKILSKKLELMERRLTDHLDERLRALQEHIDGKVALLARSLQSPGSPPPGLPLTRCDSGDGLSNGER